The Xanthomonas rydalmerensis genomic interval GCGGACAGTTGCGCGGGCTGTGGCGCGAGCGCGCGTTGCTGCGCGACGCTGCGCTCAGCGGCGTGCTGCTGGTGCTCAACTGGGTGGCGCTGTTCGCCGGCATGGCGCGCTCGTCGATCGGCGTGGCGACCATGGTCTACCACGTGTTTCCGTTCGTCATGCTGATCCTGGCGGCGCTGTTGCAGGGCGAGCGCAGCCGGCGCTCGGACCTGGGCTGGACGCTGCTGGCCTTCGTCGGCGTGGCCTGTTCGGCCGATCCACTGCGGCTGTGGTCCAGCGCCGACCGCGGCTACCTGGTCGGCATCGCGTTGACCCTGCTCGGCGCGCTGCTGTGCGGCGCGTCGTTGCTGATGTCGCGGCGGATCAGCCGCGAGCGGCCGCTGGCGGTGGTGACGGTGCAGTGCTGGGTCGGTGCGGCGATGCTCGCCGGCTTCTCCAGCAGCGCCGCGCTGCATCCCGGGCGGCATTGGTTCTGGCTGGTCGGCCTGGGCGTGATCCACAGCGGCGTGGTGTACGTGCTGTTCTACAGCGCCTACCGGCACCTGCACGTGGCGGCGATCGCGGTGGTGGCCTTCGTCTACCCGTTGGTGACGTTGTTGCTCGACTACCTGCTGTACGGCCACCGGCTGGTGCCGGTGCAGTGGCTCGGCCTGGCGCTGATCGTGCTGGGGACGCTGGCGGTCAATCTGCGCTGGTCCTGGCCGCGCCGCGCGGTCGCCGCACCCTAGCGGCGCGGCGCTCGCCTCGGCCACCGCAGCGCGGCGGCCGTGCCGTTCGGCTCAGCGCACGTCGCGCAGTTCCCAGCCGCTGCCGGCGAGCAGACGCAGGCGCTGCTTGAGGATGTCGCCGGGGATGCTGGTGGTGGCGGACAGGTCGATGCGCAGATCATCCTGGCGGCCGCTGACCCGTGCCGCCGGATCGGTCACGCCCAGGGCCGGATCCACCTCGTCCGGCTCCGGCTGCATCGCGCGCCAGCGCTCGAACCAGGCCGGGTCGCTCAGGGCGGCCTGCAACTGTTCGGCGAAGGCGTCGGCGCCGTGCGCGGTGAAGCTCAGCGACGGCTGGCTGCCGCGGGCACGGGCGGGATCGGGCAGGCTGATCGAGTAGGTGACGGCCATGGGCATCTCTTGTGGGCGGTACGAAGCGGCGCAGCCTAGCAGAGCCGGCGGCGCCCCGCCGTCGACGTGGCCGGCGCGCGGATCAGCCGAAGCGCAGTGCCTCGCCGGCGAAGCCCAGCACCAGCGCGCCCTTGCCGACGTTGACCATGCCGGTCAGGCTCATCACGCTTTCCAGCAGCTCCACGCCGTGGGTATCGCAGGCCTGGCGCAGTGCCGCGTAGCCGGGCAGGGCGTGCAGTTCTGCCAGTTCGCCGCCATAGCTCAGGCACAGCGTGGGCGTCATCAGCCCGGCCGCCACGCGTTTGGCGGCCAGGCCGAACAGCGTCTGCACGGCGTGGTCGAAGCCCTTGAGCTTGGCCACCGGCGCGGTCTCGCCACGGTGGCAGTGCAGCACTGGCTTGATGTCCAGGGCCGAGCCGAGCGCGGCGCTGAGCAGGCCGACGCTGCGGTCGCCCTTGCTGCGCGCGCGGCTGCGCAGGTAATACAGGTCGCGCGCGATCATGTAGCCATGGGTGTGTTCGGCCAGCGTCTCCAGCCGCTCGCGGATGGCCTGCATGCCCGCGCCATCGGCACGCAACCGCACCGCCTCGACCGCCACCACCGCCTGTGCGGCGAACAGGTTCTGGGTGTCGATCACCCGCAGCGCGAACGGCGAGGCGTGGCCGGCGGCCTGGCGGATCGGCTTGTAGTCGTTGAGGATGGCAAAGCCGGCCTGCTGCGCGTGGTCGTGGATCGGGCTGCGGGTCTTGGCGATGGTCAGGCAGAACACGTGGTCGTAGTCGATGACCAGCCGGCCCAGGAACAGCTCGCGGATCTGCGCCACGCTGTACGGCACGGTCTCGGCCTCGGCGCCGTGCGCGCTGACCTGCGCATGCAGGAACTCCAGCGTCGCTACTTCGTCGCGGCGATCGGCGAGCACGGTGCCGCCGAGGCGCACGCTGATCGGCAGGACCACCAGGTCGTGTCGGGCGATGTAGTCCTGCGGCAGATCGCAGGCGGAATCTACGACGATGCCGATGCGCATCCGCTGGATCTCCGGGAGGGGAAAATGTCGATGAACATGGAGACGGCTCAGGCGCTGCGCTGCACCGCGGCCGGCAGGACGCCCAGGCGCGCCATCTCGCCGCGCTGCAGCAACTGCGGGTCGGCCAGCACCGCGCGCATCAGCGCGTGTGCGTCGTTGCCCCACAGCAGGGTGTCGTCGATCTGCAGGGTCGGCACGCCGAATACGCCGGCCGCCAGCGCCTGCTCGGTGTTGGCGCGCAGTTGCGCCTTGACCTGAGCCTCGGCGGTGGCCGCGGCCACGTCGGCGATGCCCAGCGCCTGGCCGACCGGCGCCAGCGCCGTGGCGTCGTCGCCGGCGTGGCCATCGCGCCACAGCCAGTCGAAGATCGCGTCGATGGCTTGCGGCGTGGTCCCGGCAGCGATGCACAGGCGCAGCGCGGTCAGCGGATTGAACGGATGCGCCGGCGGAAAGCGCAGCGGCACGCCCTGCTGCTGCGCCTGCCACTGCACGAAGCGATAGGTGAACTCGCGCTTGTGCGGCACCTCGGCCGGCCCGCGCGCCTGCAACTGGGCCAGCACCGCGCCGAACACGATCGGCACCGGCTGGATCCGGTCGAACTCCGGAAGCGTTTTCACCTGCTGCCAGTGCAGATAGGAAAACGGCGAGATGAAATCGAAGTACCAGCGCAACGTCATCGTGCTTCTCCGCAAGGACCCAACAGCTTATCGCGACGTCGTGCCCACTGCGACTCGCTGCGCATGGTGCAGTGCGGAATGCTGGTGCCGCTTCGGCGTCGCGACGACAGCGCTGCGTAGACGATGCCCTGCCGAAAATCTCGCCGGCACGAGATACCTGTGAAGCGCCCCACGCCCGCGGCCTGGATCGCGGTAGCGCTATTGCGCTGGCGCATGGCGCGCGCGGGTCTTGTCATAGCTCGTGGCGCGCGTGCCTTGCTAGCGTCCGCCGCGGCAGCACCTTCGCTGCCCCTGCACGCTCAGGAGAGACCGCCATGCACGCTTCCGCTCCCGTTTGCGCCGCCACCGCTTCGCCGCGCCTTCCCGCCACCGTTGCACCGTCACTGCGCGGCCGCATGCGGTCCGTGCGCGCGCTGCTCGCCGCGGCCCTGTTCGCCGCTGCGCCGATGGCGCTGGCCGGGCCCTACCAGGTCTACGGCAACCAGTACGCCTGGGTGAACAACTTCAACGATCCCAACAACGTCATCCAGGGCACCTTCCACAGCGGCAGCACGCCGAGCATGACCGTGACCTTCAATTTCCCCAACGCCAGCCTGTACGGCTATCCGGCGATCCTGCGCGGCTCGCACTACGGCTTCAATCCCACCTCCGACCGCACCTTCCCGCGCCAGGTCTCGGCCCTGCGCTCCTTGCCGGCGACCTTCGCGTACTCGTCCGGCGGCAGCAACCTGGCCGGCGACTTCGCCTACGACCTGTTCTTCCGCTGGGACAGCACGGTCTCCTCCAGCGCGATCCCGCAGGCCGAAGTGATGATCTGGGGCGGCCACAACTCGTATCCGATCGGCACGCTCACCGCCAGCAACGTCATCAGCGCCGGCGGCTACACCTTCGATCTGTGGGAAGGCATGAACAGCGCCGCCGGCTACTACGTCTACACCTTCATTCCGCACAACACCGCCGGCCAGCCGACCCTGCCGAGCAACGGCAATCTCAACATCGACATCAAGCCGTTCCTCAACTGGCTGCACACCAACCGCGCGAAGGACGGGCGCTTCAGCAACGCGATGTACCTGCACGTGGTCGAGGCCGGCTTCGAGGTGGTGCGCGGCAACGGCTGGGCCTGGATCCAGGCCAACATCGGCGCCAACTGAGCGCACGGCGTCGGCGCTCGCGCGACCGACGCATCGATCCGCGCATCGGTTGGTCGCGGCCTGTCGCGGTCGGTGCGTCGCGCGTGCGTTTTTCGCGCGGCATGGTACGGCGCATCGCCGCTCGCGCACGTCGTCGCCAGCGACGTGCGGCACGCCTGGGCAATGCCGCACCTGCGCCGCCGGCGACGCTAGTGGGTGTAGGCCTTCGGCAGCGCGCCGCTCTGCTGCATGTAGCGGTCGCGCAGTTCGGTCTGCCGGGAGCGCATCGGGATGGCGCGGCCACCCAGCCAGACCTGCTCGGCGTAATGCGCCACGTCCAGCGGATCGCCTTCCCACAGCACCAGGTCGGCGAGCTTGCCGGGGGCGATGCTGCCCAGGCGATCGCCCACGCCGAAGGCCTCGGCCGGGACCCGGGTCAGGCCGGCCAGGGCGGCGTCCCACGGCAGCCCGTGGGCGACCGCGTTGCCGGCCAGTTGCCGCTGCTTGCGCGCGTTGTGCGCACCGTCGCCGCCCTGGGTGAAGCTCACCGCCACGCCGGCGGCATTGAGGCGTGCGGCGTTCTCCAGGGTGGCACCGATCTGGTCGAAGCTGGCCGGCAGGTCGTCCAGTGCGTTGACGAACACCGGGACCTGCGCCTTTGCCAGTTCCGGCGCCAGCTTCCAGGCCTCGTCGCCGCCGGCGATGGCGATGCGCACCTTCTCGCGCTGGGCCCAGCGCAGCAGTTGGCGGATGTCGGCTGCCCGGTTCACCGTCACCACGATGCGGCCCTGGCCGGCGAGATAGCGCGCCAGCACCGCGCGTCCGGCCGGGGTCAACAGCGCATGCGGCGAATCGGCAGGCATGCGCCCACGCGCTTCGGCCACTAGTTGGTCGAGCAGCATCCACTGCGCCGCGCGCGATTTGCCGCTCAGTTCCAGCGCATCGCTGCCCAGGTGCAGGTACAGCGCACGCGGGCCGATCGGGTCGGCGCCGCCGTCCAGGCGCATCACCGCGCCCTGGCCCGCGACGAAGGCGCCGCCGGTATTGGCGCCGAGCGCGGTGAAGCCGATGCCTTCCACCCGCGCGACCGGAATCAGCACCGACTCGGGGTTGTAGGCCAGGGTCACGTCGAACTCCGGACGCATCGGCTGGTCGTGCGGCAGGGTCAGCGTGCTGTCGACGGTGGAGGCCTCGCCGGAGACCTCCTCGATGCCGATCTCGGTGATGCCGCCGAACAGCGCCGGGGTCAGCGGGCGGCCCTTGGCCTCGACCACGGCCACGCCGGCCGGCGCGCTCAGGCCGGGGCCGACCGCGCGGATCACCCCGCCCTGGACCAGCACGTCGGCATTGGCGAGGGTGCCGCGGGCGCTGGCGGTGTGCACGGTGGCGCCGCGGATCAGCACGTCCTGGGCGAAGCCGGGCGCGCTGCCGAGCAGCAGGCAGGCGGCCAGGGCCAGGCGCTGCGCCAGGCGGTGGGGCGAGGGTAGGGCGCGGCTCATCGGGCAGCCTCCTGGCCGAGCATGAAATCGGAGGTGGGTTGCAGGCGGCGGTCGGCGCGGTCATAGACCTGCGCGCCGTCGATGTAGACCTTGTCGGCCAGGGCGTAGGAGCTGAAGGGGTTGCCGTTCCACACCACCACGTCGGCCATCTTGCCCGGCTCCAGCGAACCGGTCTGCTTGTCGATGCCCAGCGCCTTGGCCGGGTTGCTGGTCAGCCAGCGGATCGCGCGTTCGGGCGGGATGTCCATGCCGGCGCGGCGGCCGGCGGCCACCGCCTTGGCCGCTTCCTGGTTGAGCCGCTGGATGCCTTCCTCCGAGTCCGAGTGCACGATCGCGCAGCCGTTGGCGGGGCGGTCGACCAGGGCGATGTTCTCCTGGATGCCGTCGAACGCCTCCATCTTGAAGCCCCACCAGTCCGCCCACAGCGCGCCGCAGACGTTCTCCTGGGCCAGGCGGTCGGCGATCTTGTAGGCCTCCACGCCGTGGTGGAACGCGGCGATCTTGAAGCCGAACTCCTTGGCCAGGTCGAGCATGGTGGTCATCTCGTCGGCGCGGTAGCAGTGGATGTGCACGCGGATGTCGCCGTTGATGGCGCCGGCCAGCGTGTCCAGCTTCAGGTCGCGCTTGCCGCCGCTGTCGCCGCTGCTGTCGTCGTCGCCGGCGCCGCGGCTCCACCAGTGGCGCTTGGGCGGGCTCTTCTGCTTCGGCGCGTTCTTGCGCAGGTATTCGCTGGCGTCGATGAAGGCCGCGCGGTAGCCGGCGACGTTGCCCATGCGCGTGGACGGGCCGCCTTTCTCGCCGTACACCCGCTTGGGGTTCTCGCCGCAGGCCATCTTCAGGCCCCACGGCGCGCCGGGGAACTTCATCGCCTGGTAGGTGGTGGCCGGCACGTTCTTGAGGGTGACGCCGCGGCCACCGACCAGGTTGGCCGAGCCGGGCAGCACCTGCAGCGCGGTGACGCCGCCGGCCAGCGCGGTGCCGAAGCCGGGATCCTGCGGCCAGATCGAATGCTCGGCCCATACGTTCGGGGTCACCGGCGCAGTCGCCTCGTTGCCGTCGCTGTGCGCGCTGACGCCCGGGCTGGGATACACGCCCAGGTGCGAGTGCACGTCGATGATGCCGGGCGTGACCCACTTTCCGTGGCCGTCGATGCGGGTGGCGTTGGCCGGCGCGGTCAGTGCGCGGCCGACCGCCTGCACGCGCCCGTCCTGCAGCAGCACGTCGGTATCGTCCAGGCGCTCGCCGGTGCCGGTGAGCACGGTGGCGTGTTCGATCAGCACCGGCACCGAGGGCAGCGCACGGTAGGTGCTGGGATAGGGATCGTCGACGAAACGCGAGGCGGCAGCGGCCGGGCCGCACAACGCCACGCCCAGGCAGGCGAGCAACAGATGACGCATCGAATTTTCCCCGGAAGATGGACGCGGCCGTTGCGGCCGTGCCCGCACGCTAGCCCGAGCCGGCGCGCTTGCCAAGTGCGGCTGCGGCATCGACGTGGCCGGCTGCACCGGACCGCGACGCCGGACCTGCTATGCAGGCCGATTGCCGCCCATGGAAATTGCGATGACCGACACCCCTGCGCGTACCGTCGTGGACTTCTGGCGCAGCGCCGGCCGCGAACGCTGGTTCGCCGCCAACGACTCCTTCGACGCCAACGTCCGCCAACACCTGCTGGAGGTGCACCACGCCGCCGCGCGCGGCGAACGCGGCGACTGGCTGGCCGACGCCGAGGGCGCGCTGGCGCTGCTGCTGTTGCTCGACCAGGTGCCACGCAACGTGTTCCGCGGCAGCGCGCATGCCTTCGCCACCGACGGCCTGGCCTGCCGCTACGCCGACCGGGCGCTGGCGGCCGGGTTCGACCAGGAGACCGAAGCGGAAC includes:
- a CDS encoding DMT family transporter, which produces MSAVQAAPAGAARRALWQLLLAEVLIGSVGVFVHESGQDPVTAVFYRCLFGALFLTVCGLLGGQLRGLWRERALLRDAALSGVLLVLNWVALFAGMARSSIGVATMVYHVFPFVMLILAALLQGERSRRSDLGWTLLAFVGVACSADPLRLWSSADRGYLVGIALTLLGALLCGASLLMSRRISRERPLAVVTVQCWVGAAMLAGFSSSAALHPGRHWFWLVGLGVIHSGVVYVLFYSAYRHLHVAAIAVVAFVYPLVTLLLDYLLYGHRLVPVQWLGLALIVLGTLAVNLRWSWPRRAVAAP
- a CDS encoding DegV family protein, which translates into the protein MRIGIVVDSACDLPQDYIARHDLVVLPISVRLGGTVLADRRDEVATLEFLHAQVSAHGAEAETVPYSVAQIRELFLGRLVIDYDHVFCLTIAKTRSPIHDHAQQAGFAILNDYKPIRQAAGHASPFALRVIDTQNLFAAQAVVAVEAVRLRADGAGMQAIRERLETLAEHTHGYMIARDLYYLRSRARSKGDRSVGLLSAALGSALDIKPVLHCHRGETAPVAKLKGFDHAVQTLFGLAAKRVAAGLMTPTLCLSYGGELAELHALPGYAALRQACDTHGVELLESVMSLTGMVNVGKGALVLGFAGEALRFG
- a CDS encoding 2-hydroxychromene-2-carboxylate isomerase, with protein sequence MTLRWYFDFISPFSYLHWQQVKTLPEFDRIQPVPIVFGAVLAQLQARGPAEVPHKREFTYRFVQWQAQQQGVPLRFPPAHPFNPLTALRLCIAAGTTPQAIDAIFDWLWRDGHAGDDATALAPVGQALGIADVAAATAEAQVKAQLRANTEQALAAGVFGVPTLQIDDTLLWGNDAHALMRAVLADPQLLQRGEMARLGVLPAAVQRSA
- a CDS encoding GH12 family glycosyl hydrolase domain-containing protein, translating into MHASAPVCAATASPRLPATVAPSLRGRMRSVRALLAAALFAAAPMALAGPYQVYGNQYAWVNNFNDPNNVIQGTFHSGSTPSMTVTFNFPNASLYGYPAILRGSHYGFNPTSDRTFPRQVSALRSLPATFAYSSGGSNLAGDFAYDLFFRWDSTVSSSAIPQAEVMIWGGHNSYPIGTLTASNVISAGGYTFDLWEGMNSAAGYYVYTFIPHNTAGQPTLPSNGNLNIDIKPFLNWLHTNRAKDGRFSNAMYLHVVEAGFEVVRGNGWAWIQANIGAN
- a CDS encoding amidohydrolase family protein, encoding MSRALPSPHRLAQRLALAACLLLGSAPGFAQDVLIRGATVHTASARGTLANADVLVQGGVIRAVGPGLSAPAGVAVVEAKGRPLTPALFGGITEIGIEEVSGEASTVDSTLTLPHDQPMRPEFDVTLAYNPESVLIPVARVEGIGFTALGANTGGAFVAGQGAVMRLDGGADPIGPRALYLHLGSDALELSGKSRAAQWMLLDQLVAEARGRMPADSPHALLTPAGRAVLARYLAGQGRIVVTVNRAADIRQLLRWAQREKVRIAIAGGDEAWKLAPELAKAQVPVFVNALDDLPASFDQIGATLENAARLNAAGVAVSFTQGGDGAHNARKQRQLAGNAVAHGLPWDAALAGLTRVPAEAFGVGDRLGSIAPGKLADLVLWEGDPLDVAHYAEQVWLGGRAIPMRSRQTELRDRYMQQSGALPKAYTH
- a CDS encoding amidohydrolase encodes the protein MRHLLLACLGVALCGPAAAASRFVDDPYPSTYRALPSVPVLIEHATVLTGTGERLDDTDVLLQDGRVQAVGRALTAPANATRIDGHGKWVTPGIIDVHSHLGVYPSPGVSAHSDGNEATAPVTPNVWAEHSIWPQDPGFGTALAGGVTALQVLPGSANLVGGRGVTLKNVPATTYQAMKFPGAPWGLKMACGENPKRVYGEKGGPSTRMGNVAGYRAAFIDASEYLRKNAPKQKSPPKRHWWSRGAGDDDSSGDSGGKRDLKLDTLAGAINGDIRVHIHCYRADEMTTMLDLAKEFGFKIAAFHHGVEAYKIADRLAQENVCGALWADWWGFKMEAFDGIQENIALVDRPANGCAIVHSDSEEGIQRLNQEAAKAVAAGRRAGMDIPPERAIRWLTSNPAKALGIDKQTGSLEPGKMADVVVWNGNPFSSYALADKVYIDGAQVYDRADRRLQPTSDFMLGQEAAR
- a CDS encoding DUF924 family protein, which produces MTDTPARTVVDFWRSAGRERWFAANDSFDANVRQHLLEVHHAAARGERGDWLADAEGALALLLLLDQVPRNVFRGSAHAFATDGLACRYADRALAAGFDQETEAELRMFFYLPYTHAEDAARQRQAVELFSALGDAESLQWAVVHEDVIQRFGRFPHRNAALGRTTTPEEQAFLDAGGFAG